One region of Sardina pilchardus chromosome 18, fSarPil1.1, whole genome shotgun sequence genomic DNA includes:
- the LOC134064271 gene encoding uncharacterized protein LOC134064271, protein MDRDVREYVRHCQRCIVSKMAEPAGRAPLESIVTSRPLQLVCIDFWSAEDSRNRSVDVLVMTDHFTRLAQAFACRDQSAKQVARVLLEKYFCVYGFPERIHSDQGPSFESELIAELLQLSGVRKSHTTPYHPMGNGSVERFNRTLGNMIRALPSESKQDWPRRLQTLTFMYNCTSHETTGYAPFYLMFGRVPRLPVDILFGNILTDPDVTDFGRYVTKLSEDLKEAMLIAQDHVRKEQNRQTRLYNRKANGPMIEIGDRVLVANKKERGKRKVADRWESIVYTVTEKNPQTHTYKIQDTVTGRERIVHRNLLMLVNFLPIQDMPRSSQSAHSMSSVASSVHSMASGQATSDDTQNQVSVQLDQSQSATDDVLVSVPELENYSDILPVSGERTREWVSHLDTPSQQSPEGSARESSVEVTDNVLTDKVPDSDSEHSHASHTDDIVARDDASAISDHHTVLSVVTSGSVGDIAHTVAHTDQPDSAPHRTTRLGRVVRPVNRLLYTISRQDITKRLQQNVQTVCSSVVQALRA, encoded by the coding sequence TTACCTCCCGACCACTGCAACTTGTTTGTATTGATTTTTGGTCAGCTGAGGATTCGCGCAACAGATCTGTGGATGTTTTAGTAATGACCGACCATTTTACCAGACTGGCTCAGGCCTTTGCCTGCAGAGATCAATCAGCCAAGCAAGTGGCGAGAGTCCTCTTGGAGAAGTATTTCTGCGTCTATGGATTCCCTGAGAGGATTCACAGTGACCAGGGTCCAAGTTTTGAGAGCGAGTTGATTGCTGAACTTCTGCAGCTATCTGGTGTGCGAAAGTCCCATACTACCCCATACCACCCGATGGGAAATGGCAGTGTTGAGCGTTTTAATAGAACGCTGGGCAATATGATCAGAGCTCTTCCCTCAGAGTCAAAGCAAGACTGGCCTAGACGCTTACAAACTCTCACATTCATGTACAATTGCACTTCCCATGAAACAACAGGTTATGCACCATTTTATCTGATGTTTGGAAGGGTTCCCCGTCTACCCGTGGATATCCTGTTTGGAAATATCTTGACTGACCCTGATGTAACTGACTTTGGCAGATATGTCACAAAGCTGTCTGAGGATCTTAAGGAAGCCATGTTGATTGCTCAAGACCATGTGAGAAAGGAACAGAACAGGCAGACCAGACTATATAACAGGAAGGCGAATGGACCGATGATTGAAATTGGAGACAGAGTGCTTGTGGctaataagaaagagagaggaaagagaaaagttgCTGACCGATGGGAGTCTATTGTTTACACTGTGACTGAGAAGAATcctcaaactcacacatataAGATACAGGATACTGTTACAGGGCGTGAGCGGATTGTCCATCGTAATTTACTCATGTTGGTGAATTTTCTTCCTATTCAAGATATGCCACGATCCTCGCAGTCCGCCCACTCAATGTCCTCTGTTGCGTCCTCTGTCCATTCCATGGCTTCGGGTCAAGCTACATCCGACGACACTCAGAATCAAGTGTCTGTTCAGCTGGATCAGTCCCAGAGTGCAACAGATGATGTCCTTGTGAGCGTCCCTGAACTTGAAAACTACTCCGATATCCTGCCTGTGTCtggagagagaaccagagaatGGGTCAGTCACCTGGACACTCCAAGTCAACAGTCTCCTGAAGGAAGTGCCAGGGAGTCATCTGTTGAAGTTACTGACAATGTGCTGACTGATAAGGTCCCAGACTCGGACTCTGAGCATTCTCATGCCTCACACACTGATGACATTGTTGCTAGGGATGACGCTTCGGCCATTAGCGACCATCACACAGTTTTGTCAGTAGTTACTTCTGGTTCTGTAGGTGACATTGCACACACTGTTGCACACACTGATCAACCTGATTCTGCACCACATCGCACTACACGTCTGGGTCGTGTTGTTCGGCCGGTTAACAGGCTTCTTTATACTATATCTAGACAAGATATCACTAAACGGTTGCAGCAGAATGTTCAGACTGTCTGCAGCTCTGTTGTTCAGGCCCTTAGGGCATAA